From the genome of Scytonema hofmannii PCC 7110, one region includes:
- a CDS encoding alpha/beta hydrolase yields the protein MLSVKKFALTTLTLASVSLLTLPQISNAERQKIGESLMPTVTETATTNNITVRKVQFLSQGTKVVGNLYLPTTIRQGARPAVVVVGPQSSVKEQVPAVYARRLAEEGFVALTFDHRTFGESSGVPRQFENPEMKVQDILNAVTFLRALPEVKQDAIGILGVCSGGGYSAKAAAMDKSINALVTVAGFYHDPQVMRQWLGDRYEARVKMGREARIRYEKTGQIDYMTNVDPKNQNVAMPGQEAYDYYGTSRGSQPGWVNRSAVMFFEPFLQFNAINAGRNIKAPTLVIHSDTALVPDGARRFFNSIPTKQKNLHWMTTKNHIAFYDQPEVVEEAASKATAWLKQTMGV from the coding sequence ATGCTTTCAGTTAAAAAATTCGCCTTAACAACACTTACACTGGCTTCTGTGAGTTTGTTGACTTTGCCCCAAATTAGCAATGCCGAACGGCAAAAAATTGGAGAATCTCTCATGCCTACTGTTACCGAAACTGCTACAACAAACAATATTACTGTCCGCAAAGTTCAGTTTCTCAGCCAGGGTACAAAGGTGGTAGGTAATCTCTATCTTCCTACAACTATTCGTCAAGGAGCGCGACCAGCCGTGGTTGTGGTTGGCCCTCAGTCAAGTGTAAAAGAACAAGTGCCTGCGGTATATGCTCGTCGATTAGCCGAGGAAGGATTTGTTGCCCTAACTTTCGACCATCGTACCTTTGGTGAAAGTTCAGGTGTACCCCGCCAGTTTGAAAACCCAGAAATGAAAGTTCAGGACATTCTTAATGCAGTCACATTTTTGCGAGCATTACCTGAAGTTAAGCAAGATGCCATAGGTATCTTGGGTGTTTGTTCGGGTGGTGGATACTCCGCCAAAGCTGCTGCAATGGATAAATCGATTAATGCTCTTGTGACTGTGGCAGGTTTTTATCATGACCCCCAAGTGATGCGTCAATGGCTCGGCGATCGCTATGAAGCACGTGTCAAAATGGGAAGAGAAGCACGTATTAGGTATGAAAAAACTGGTCAAATTGATTACATGACCAATGTTGACCCAAAAAACCAAAACGTGGCAATGCCCGGTCAGGAAGCTTATGACTATTATGGGACTTCCCGTGGTTCGCAGCCCGGTTGGGTAAATCGTTCAGCAGTGATGTTCTTTGAGCCTTTCTTGCAATTTAATGCCATTAACGCTGGTCGCAATATTAAAGCTCCTACTTTAGTCATTCACTCGGATACAGCTTTAGTTCCAGATGGTGCGCGTCGCTTCTTTAACAGCATCCCAACCAAGCAGAAAAATCTACACTGGATGACCACAAAAAATCATATCGCATTTTACGACCAACCAGAGGTTGTGGAAGAAGCAGCAAGTAAGGCAACAGCATGGCTCAAACAAACAATGGGTGTCTAA
- a CDS encoding helix-turn-helix transcriptional regulator, translating to MQLHSNINLIDPKTGQRFPSAPDRSVVLSSVQAGWRTHLTLEVQRLNPMELPEHYIEGHRLIINLGSSVRFGWRTGGQTHEAILPPGGFCLQSNGETNAPFWQDEMTVAAIAIHPAFIETILEDRTPDAIDTFAERRCIGDELAYNYARALASELTTPGEPLYAETLSLAFTLHLLNSHSRKAKKPLSPKGKLSATQLRDAIAIARTQLGTELNLSTLADAAQVSEFHFSRLFKKTTGIAPHQFVLRLRLERAQALIKTGQMPLSDVAVAVGFFDQAHFTNVFKRAFGMTPRAFAKSL from the coding sequence ATGCAGTTGCACAGTAATATTAATTTAATCGATCCAAAAACTGGGCAGCGTTTTCCATCCGCACCAGATCGATCTGTGGTTCTGTCAAGTGTTCAAGCAGGATGGCGTACTCATCTGACTCTCGAAGTCCAGCGATTGAACCCTATGGAACTACCAGAACATTATATCGAAGGTCATCGATTGATAATTAATTTGGGAAGTTCGGTGCGTTTTGGGTGGCGAACAGGTGGGCAAACCCATGAAGCTATCCTCCCTCCTGGGGGATTTTGCTTGCAATCTAACGGTGAAACAAATGCTCCCTTTTGGCAAGATGAAATGACGGTGGCTGCAATTGCCATCCACCCTGCGTTCATTGAAACCATCCTTGAAGACCGGACTCCGGATGCTATTGATACCTTTGCAGAACGACGCTGTATCGGAGATGAACTAGCTTACAACTATGCAAGGGCGCTAGCTTCCGAACTGACCACTCCGGGCGAACCTCTCTACGCAGAAACACTATCACTTGCTTTTACACTGCATTTATTAAACAGTCATAGCCGCAAAGCCAAAAAGCCCTTAAGCCCAAAAGGGAAATTGTCTGCAACTCAACTGCGTGATGCGATCGCAATAGCCCGAACACAACTTGGGACAGAGCTAAACTTAAGCACATTAGCAGATGCAGCCCAAGTTTCTGAATTTCATTTTTCCCGCTTGTTCAAAAAAACAACAGGTATAGCACCCCATCAGTTTGTCCTGCGCCTGCGACTTGAACGAGCACAAGCACTGATTAAAACAGGTCAAATGCCGCTGTCAGATGTTGCAGTTGCCGTTGGCTTTTTCGACCAAGCACACTTTACAAATGTCTTTAAACGTGCTTTCGGCATGACTCCACGCGCTTTTGCTAAGTCGCTTTAA
- a CDS encoding IS200/IS605 family accessory protein TnpB-related protein: MIGLPKVTIQTTIPEIEVNTKGLEYLDEYNTLFGQAIRKGFSLRNQIGQTTKKESSLEKLICKELETEFGLSNSEAKNAYNKASSVYSSQAELVDTYIDDNYHRIKGIRKSIGKLKGKIRKASEMGYTLTVKSLTRKIHFKSQHINQLLAKIERLKESKELGKLTVNFGSSKLFKAQYNLEENGYSSHEEWLEDWRKTRSGRSFFVGSKNFLSGNQLVRYNPELETLTITVSPCRQTKYGTHVVLHEIKFQRESQWLTDAIKPTVIKSTRKGLDGEKKETARQGSEQPVTYEIVDKDGRFYVNATVNVQPAKKESSLANGALGVDFNPGSIDWTVVDRHGNLLRHGSIKINVQDKRSNQTKDVIGKAVAQIVRIASNHGVPLSIENLDFAKKKASMKEKGAKYARMLSNMAYSQFNQMIETRCSRFGVELILVDPAYTSIIGVTKYLKMYALSSGCAAALVIARRAQGRVEKVPKSLRSYFRKPEDMLRSGAWSKVAKKSNTIGGFHRNKFYFLGSNKKVPTNCRMHGTLRQTSTSRSRRYGIVQVLMAPHIRQKPRALGFPPLKHINA; encoded by the coding sequence GTGATCGGCTTGCCCAAGGTAACAATACAAACGACAATCCCAGAAATAGAAGTTAATACCAAAGGGCTCGAATACTTAGACGAATACAATACCCTCTTTGGGCAAGCTATACGTAAGGGATTTTCATTAAGAAACCAAATTGGTCAGACCACAAAAAAGGAATCTTCGTTAGAGAAGCTGATCTGTAAAGAATTAGAAACAGAGTTCGGGTTGTCGAACTCTGAAGCGAAGAATGCCTACAACAAAGCCTCTTCTGTGTACAGTTCTCAGGCTGAATTAGTAGACACGTACATTGATGATAATTATCACCGGATCAAAGGGATTAGAAAGTCGATAGGTAAGCTGAAAGGGAAGATAAGAAAAGCCTCAGAGATGGGGTACACTCTCACTGTCAAGTCTCTGACAAGAAAGATTCACTTCAAGTCGCAGCATATTAATCAGCTACTTGCCAAAATAGAACGACTTAAAGAGTCCAAGGAATTAGGTAAGTTGACCGTGAATTTTGGTAGCAGCAAGCTATTCAAAGCTCAGTACAATCTGGAAGAAAACGGATATAGCTCCCATGAAGAATGGTTAGAAGATTGGCGTAAGACACGCAGTGGACGGTCGTTTTTTGTTGGTTCTAAAAACTTCCTTTCAGGGAATCAGCTAGTACGATATAACCCAGAATTAGAGACACTAACCATCACGGTTTCACCATGCCGACAAACCAAGTACGGGACTCACGTTGTCCTACATGAAATCAAGTTTCAACGAGAGTCACAATGGCTAACGGATGCAATCAAACCGACTGTCATCAAGTCAACTCGTAAGGGTTTAGATGGGGAGAAGAAAGAAACTGCTCGTCAGGGAAGTGAGCAACCTGTAACTTACGAGATAGTAGATAAAGACGGCAGGTTCTATGTCAATGCGACGGTGAATGTTCAACCAGCCAAAAAAGAATCTTCTCTTGCCAACGGCGCTTTAGGAGTAGACTTTAACCCGGGCAGCATTGACTGGACGGTCGTAGACAGACATGGGAATTTATTGCGTCACGGCTCCATTAAAATCAATGTACAGGATAAAAGGTCTAACCAGACGAAAGACGTAATCGGAAAAGCTGTCGCCCAGATCGTTAGAATTGCATCTAACCACGGCGTTCCCTTGTCAATTGAAAATTTGGATTTTGCCAAAAAGAAAGCATCCATGAAGGAAAAAGGTGCGAAGTATGCACGGATGCTTTCTAATATGGCTTACAGTCAATTCAACCAAATGATTGAGACTAGATGCTCAAGATTTGGTGTTGAGTTGATTTTGGTTGACCCCGCCTATACGTCGATTATTGGGGTCACAAAGTATCTGAAAATGTATGCCCTGAGTTCTGGATGTGCAGCCGCGTTGGTCATAGCACGTCGCGCTCAAGGCAGAGTTGAGAAAGTACCGAAATCCCTTCGTTCTTACTTTAGAAAGCCAGAGGATATGCTAAGGTCGGGCGCTTGGAGCAAGGTAGCCAAAAAAAGTAATACCATAGGCGGTTTTCATCGCAATAAGTTTTACTTTTTAGGTTCAAACAAAAAGGTTCCGACCAACTGTCGGATGCATGGCACGCTACGGCAAACAAGTACCTCTCGTTCGCGAAGGTATGGAATCGTGCAAGTCTTAATGGCTCCTCATATCCGTCAAAAACCCCGCGCTCTCGGTTTTCCTCCCCTTAAGCACATTAATGCTTAA
- a CDS encoding lysozyme inhibitor LprI family protein, whose product MDKRLISVLVLTASVASTNNFTEVFAQTPKIDCAKAVTTPEMKYCSQQSYQKADQKLNLAYQKAIATINGEQKRLLVTAQQEWIKFRDNNCNFETYGSRGGTGYEIFRNGCLERLTKQRTKDLKEYISSR is encoded by the coding sequence ATGGATAAAAGATTAATCAGCGTTCTTGTTTTGACTGCTAGTGTTGCTAGCACCAACAACTTCACTGAAGTTTTTGCACAAACACCAAAAATTGATTGCGCTAAGGCAGTAACGACTCCAGAAATGAAGTACTGTTCTCAGCAGTCTTATCAAAAAGCAGATCAAAAACTGAATCTGGCGTATCAGAAAGCGATCGCCACCATAAACGGTGAGCAAAAGCGATTACTTGTTACCGCACAGCAAGAATGGATTAAGTTTCGTGACAATAACTGCAATTTTGAAACCTATGGTTCTCGTGGTGGTACGGGTTATGAAATCTTCCGCAACGGCTGTCTTGAGCGCCTGACTAAACAACGTACAAAAGATTTGAAGGAGTATATCTCTTCCCGTTAA
- a CDS encoding element excision factor XisH family protein, whose protein sequence is MAKDKLHDIVEAALVKDGWINIKSITLNYEGTDLNVDIIADKLISAEKENLQIVVEVKSFGNPSVTYDFHQALGQYLHYRMALGYLGINRIPYLALPEVIYTNYLTQPFFQDSISLHCVNLFTIDTQRLEIVRWNPSLLLP, encoded by the coding sequence ATGGCAAAAGATAAACTCCATGATATTGTTGAAGCCGCCCTTGTTAAAGATGGGTGGATAAACATTAAGTCCATAACGCTTAATTACGAAGGCACGGATCTTAATGTAGATATAATTGCGGACAAACTCATTAGTGCTGAGAAAGAAAATCTTCAAATCGTCGTAGAAGTTAAAAGTTTTGGTAATCCAAGTGTGACTTACGACTTCCATCAAGCGCTTGGTCAATACCTACATTACCGCATGGCACTTGGATACCTGGGTATTAATCGTATTCCTTATCTGGCACTACCTGAAGTAATTTATACAAATTATTTAACCCAGCCCTTCTTTCAAGACAGTATCTCGCTCCATTGTGTTAACCTATTCACTATCGATACTCAACGCCTGGAGATTGTTCGATGGAACCCCAGCCTTCTACTTCCTTAA
- a CDS encoding element excision factor XisI family protein translates to MEPQPSTSLTQHIQPNEMVPIEICQQAIIETLLESIPVNLIPDTLQVVSVFDRQRDRYQLLCQGWVKEEKRVFYPVIHIEIIHGKVWIQHNQSDLDIGEALSNHGIPKSQIVLGLYPPSIRQLNPTYAVQH, encoded by the coding sequence ATGGAACCCCAGCCTTCTACTTCCTTAACGCAACATATCCAACCTAACGAGATGGTTCCCATTGAAATCTGCCAACAAGCCATCATCGAAACCTTATTAGAATCGATTCCTGTAAACTTGATTCCGGACACCTTACAGGTTGTGTCCGTGTTCGATCGGCAAAGAGATCGATATCAACTTCTATGTCAGGGCTGGGTTAAGGAAGAAAAACGAGTTTTCTACCCAGTCATTCACATTGAAATCATTCATGGCAAAGTTTGGATTCAACACAATCAGAGCGATCTTGACATAGGAGAAGCGCTCTCAAATCATGGTATCCCAAAATCACAAATCGTCTTAGGATTGTATCCTCCTTCAATTAGACAGCTTAACCCAACCTATGCGGTTCAGCACTAA
- a CDS encoding CHAT domain-containing protein, with product MEIWVNLEFGDGNFERGFSNINLKVTLVNAQCNLTQLEVQLSPDEGIPVFYQLWKEQYYSLLNHSRGKFKNSQVTHISKTDCHHSVERLRHQLHQWLHPIELELKQALPQNPQQEIRLVIHTEKIASHTTKDILHRLPWQEWDFLAQKFSCEAAVCFQSCIASPAASEKSSTAGKMRRARILSIFGDSTNIDTSADKELLQKLQKRAAELIVLTEPNRSDFNALWEEACDILFFAGHSETQDDGQKGVININPKDSLSLEEIKRTLRAAINKGLKLAIFNSCNGLGLARQLADLNLPYIIVWREEVPDKLAQKFLEYFLSSFSQGESLFNSVRQARDKLSELADDKDIAKQLPGVSWLPIICQNTTEPPPSWQDLGGLSGELPECPYQGLSAFRQENADFFFGREKFIDKLVEAVNSNPLVAVIGASGSGKSSVVFAGLIPRLQATGDVEIISFPPGKNPFDALAIVLNKYYQSLVQRQTKASGKQNSSLAGLESEVNLRYDETVLHYCIENIISSSGSRRLVLVADQFEELYTLATQEERHSFLKSLLLAVRYAPAFTLVLTLRADFVGIVLDDRSIGKALQQYSPLLLTPMDSEELRDAIEKPALKMKVELEEGLTSKLINDVGNHPGRLPMLEFALTQLWSKQNNWYLTHKAYEEIGGLEKALAKHASFVLNPLSAVEQQQAERVFIQLVRPGEGTEDTKRVATRAEVGEENWDLVQRLADARLVVTGWDETEEIETVEIVHEALIREWGTLRKWITTNREFRIWQERFKQDVRDWENSHQNPPSV from the coding sequence ATGGAAATATGGGTAAATTTGGAATTTGGTGATGGTAACTTTGAGCGCGGGTTTAGTAACATCAATCTTAAGGTGACGTTAGTAAATGCACAGTGTAATCTCACACAACTAGAAGTGCAATTATCTCCAGATGAGGGAATTCCAGTTTTTTATCAACTTTGGAAAGAGCAATACTACTCGTTACTGAACCATTCTAGAGGCAAGTTTAAAAATAGCCAAGTCACTCATATATCCAAAACGGATTGTCATCATTCAGTTGAGCGTTTACGCCATCAACTTCATCAGTGGCTTCACCCTATTGAGTTAGAATTAAAGCAAGCACTGCCACAAAATCCCCAGCAAGAAATTCGTTTAGTTATACATACTGAGAAAATTGCATCACACACAACTAAGGACATCTTACATCGACTCCCTTGGCAAGAATGGGATTTTTTGGCTCAAAAGTTCTCTTGTGAAGCGGCTGTCTGTTTTCAATCTTGTATTGCCAGTCCTGCCGCATCTGAGAAATCATCAACTGCTGGTAAAATGAGAAGAGCTAGGATTCTCAGTATTTTTGGAGATAGTACAAATATTGACACCAGTGCAGATAAAGAATTGCTCCAAAAATTGCAGAAACGAGCAGCAGAACTCATCGTTCTTACTGAACCAAATCGTTCAGATTTTAACGCTCTTTGGGAAGAAGCTTGCGACATTCTGTTTTTTGCAGGTCATAGCGAAACTCAAGATGATGGTCAAAAAGGTGTCATCAATATTAATCCCAAAGATAGTTTAAGTTTAGAAGAAATCAAAAGAACCCTGAGAGCAGCAATTAACAAAGGTTTAAAATTAGCCATATTCAATTCTTGTAATGGTTTAGGTTTAGCAAGACAATTGGCAGACTTAAATCTTCCCTACATCATTGTCTGGCGTGAAGAAGTACCAGATAAATTAGCACAAAAATTTCTCGAATATTTTTTAAGCTCTTTTTCCCAAGGTGAATCTTTATTTAATTCCGTCCGACAAGCCAGAGATAAGCTCTCTGAACTTGCAGATGACAAAGATATTGCCAAGCAGCTACCGGGTGTTAGCTGGTTGCCAATTATCTGTCAAAATACAACTGAGCCTCCACCAAGTTGGCAAGATTTGGGAGGACTTTCTGGGGAACTTCCTGAATGTCCCTATCAGGGTTTATCTGCGTTTCGCCAGGAAAATGCAGATTTCTTTTTTGGTAGGGAAAAGTTTATTGATAAGTTAGTGGAAGCTGTTAACAGCAACCCGTTAGTAGCTGTCATTGGTGCTTCTGGGAGCGGAAAATCTTCTGTAGTGTTTGCAGGGTTGATTCCTCGCTTACAAGCGACTGGGGATGTAGAAATAATTAGTTTTCCTCCGGGGAAAAATCCGTTTGATGCTTTGGCTATAGTATTGAATAAATATTACCAATCTCTGGTACAAAGACAAACAAAAGCATCAGGAAAACAGAATAGCTCTTTAGCGGGACTAGAATCTGAGGTCAACTTACGATATGATGAAACAGTATTACATTATTGTATCGAAAATATTATTAGTTCCTCAGGATCTCGGCGTTTGGTATTAGTAGCAGACCAGTTTGAAGAACTTTACACTCTTGCTACTCAGGAAGAACGCCACAGTTTTTTAAAGTCATTGCTTTTAGCTGTAAGATATGCTCCAGCGTTTACACTGGTATTGACATTGCGTGCGGATTTTGTGGGAATTGTGCTTGACGATCGCTCCATAGGAAAGGCTTTGCAGCAATACTCCCCATTGTTACTGACTCCAATGGATTCTGAGGAATTGCGAGATGCGATTGAAAAACCAGCTTTAAAAATGAAGGTGGAACTGGAGGAGGGGTTAACAAGTAAACTCATTAATGATGTGGGCAATCACCCTGGTCGTTTACCAATGCTGGAGTTTGCCTTAACTCAACTCTGGTCGAAACAGAACAATTGGTATTTGACTCACAAGGCTTATGAAGAAATTGGCGGTTTAGAAAAAGCTTTAGCAAAACACGCTTCGTTCGTATTAAATCCGCTATCTGCGGTGGAGCAACAACAAGCCGAACGGGTATTTATTCAGTTAGTGCGTCCTGGGGAAGGAACGGAAGACACCAAACGTGTGGCAACTCGCGCTGAGGTGGGGGAAGAAAATTGGGATTTAGTCCAACGCTTGGCTGATGCACGTTTAGTGGTGACTGGGTGGGATGAAACTGAGGAAATAGAAACAGTAGAAATTGTTCATGAAGCATTAATTCGGGAATGGGGAACTCTGCGAAAGTGGATAACAACTAACCGTGAGTTTCGGATTTGGCAAGAAAGGTTCAAGCAAGATGTACGTGACTGGGAAAATAGTCATCAAAATCCACCATCAGTTTAA